A region of Paenibacillus thiaminolyticus DNA encodes the following proteins:
- a CDS encoding MFS transporter, with protein sequence MMSSGTQYEELKNRSGTFSQPLSVWVVAFACVISFMGIGLVDPILPAIAAKMEATPSQVSLLFTSYNLVTGIAMLITGFVSSRLGTKWTLITGVFLIIIFSALAGMSHTINAIVWLRGGWGLGNSLFLATALSAIVGLSTSGTARAIIFYEAALGLGIAVGPLLGGELGSISWRGPFFGVSVLMGVAFLFLLFIMPNVARPKVPSKLSAPFKALGYPGLLTLGVVAFLYNFGFFTLMAYSPYVMELNERGLGWVFFGWGLLLAFTSVFVAPRLHGRFGSVASIIIVLTLFAVILFIMGIGVKTPSVVIACVVVSGIFLGINNTLITTAVMESAPVERSVASAAYSFVRFMGGAVSPWLAGKLAEWFNPMVPFVFGASMVLLGVLFLAARRKHLAGIDSAISH encoded by the coding sequence TTGATGTCTTCTGGGACTCAATATGAGGAGTTGAAGAACCGATCCGGTACGTTCAGCCAGCCGCTGTCCGTATGGGTCGTTGCTTTTGCCTGTGTGATTTCATTTATGGGGATCGGGCTCGTCGATCCGATTCTGCCCGCCATTGCGGCCAAGATGGAGGCGACGCCCAGCCAGGTGTCGCTCCTGTTCACCAGCTATAATCTGGTGACCGGGATTGCGATGCTGATTACCGGGTTCGTGTCCAGCCGCTTGGGAACGAAGTGGACCTTGATTACCGGTGTGTTTCTTATTATTATTTTCTCCGCGCTTGCGGGCATGTCCCATACGATTAACGCGATCGTCTGGCTGCGCGGAGGCTGGGGCTTGGGGAACTCGCTCTTCCTGGCGACCGCCTTGTCCGCTATCGTCGGCTTATCGACGTCCGGGACGGCCCGAGCGATTATATTCTACGAAGCCGCGCTTGGTCTCGGGATTGCCGTCGGGCCGCTGCTGGGCGGCGAGCTCGGATCGATATCGTGGCGCGGGCCCTTCTTCGGCGTCAGCGTGCTGATGGGCGTCGCCTTTTTATTTCTGCTCTTTATTATGCCCAATGTGGCCAGACCGAAGGTGCCGAGCAAGCTGTCGGCTCCGTTCAAGGCGTTGGGCTATCCCGGATTGCTGACGCTGGGCGTCGTGGCCTTTCTGTACAATTTTGGATTTTTTACACTGATGGCCTACTCGCCGTATGTGATGGAGCTGAATGAGCGCGGCCTCGGCTGGGTCTTCTTCGGATGGGGCTTGCTGCTGGCATTCACTTCGGTATTTGTCGCGCCCCGGCTGCATGGGCGGTTCGGCTCGGTCGCTTCGATTATCATCGTACTGACGCTGTTCGCCGTCATCCTGTTCATTATGGGGATCGGGGTGAAGACGCCGTCCGTCGTCATTGCCTGTGTCGTCGTGTCGGGTATTTTCCTCGGCATTAACAATACACTTATTACGACGGCCGTCATGGAATCGGCGCCGGTCGAACGGTCGGTCGCCTCCGCTGCCTACAGTTTCGTCCGGTTCATGGGGGGCGCCGTCTCCCCTTGGCTCGCCGGGAAGCTGGCCGAATGGTTCAATCCGATGGTGCCGTTCGTGTTCGGCGCCTCCATGGTGCTGCTCGGCGTGCTGTTCCTGGCCGCCAGACGGAAGCATCTGGCCGGCATCGATTCCGCCATCTCGCATTGA
- a CDS encoding MarR family winged helix-turn-helix transcriptional regulator: MEEKQLAEIYFQLSTLVRHATSSGIDKKLKILERSAYLLLHELSTRGPLGVKALADHFRLDISTISRQTAGLESKGYIRRLPDPTDGRSSFFEITESGMHEFERTKRIRVERLTHFLQEWSSEECHTLHQLLVKLNHSLQDG; this comes from the coding sequence ATGGAAGAGAAGCAACTGGCCGAGATCTACTTTCAGCTCTCCACACTCGTTCGCCACGCCACTTCCTCAGGTATTGATAAAAAACTAAAAATATTGGAACGCTCCGCCTATCTGCTCCTGCATGAGCTGTCTACCCGCGGCCCGCTCGGCGTCAAAGCGCTGGCCGATCATTTCCGGCTCGATATCTCCACGATTAGCCGTCAGACCGCGGGACTGGAATCCAAAGGATACATCCGGCGCCTGCCTGATCCGACGGATGGCCGTTCCAGTTTTTTCGAGATTACGGAATCGGGCATGCATGAATTTGAACGAACGAAGCGGATCCGGGTAGAACGGCTGACCCATTTTTTGCAGGAATGGTCTTCCGAGGAGTGCCATACCTTGCACCAATTGCTCGTAAAGCTGAACCATTCCCTGCAAGATGGGTGA
- a CDS encoding NAD(P)/FAD-dependent oxidoreductase — MTQHECFDVTIIGGGPAGLFSAFYSGLREMKTKLIEYQPRLGGKVHVYPEKMIWDVGGVTPVPGAQLIEQMVKQGLTFDPEVVLNEKIVSISKNEDGLFVLHAASGRQHYSKTVIAAIGGGILTPQKLEIEGAERFEVSNLNYTVKSLRHFKDKTVIISGGGNAAIDWANELEPIAKKVYLTYRKEELSGHEAQVTQLKNSSVECYFHTTITKLIASANHEVIERVELTNHATGEVTGLAIDEVIINHGYERDSALLGNSELNIEMVDNFYVKGNANSESSIPGLYAAGDILHHEGKLHLIAGAFQDAANAVNKAKQFIQPEANSYGMVSSHNDLFKQRNRELVKQMIN, encoded by the coding sequence TTGACGCAGCACGAATGCTTTGATGTAACGATAATTGGCGGAGGCCCGGCAGGACTGTTCTCGGCCTTCTATAGCGGATTGCGAGAGATGAAGACGAAGCTGATAGAGTACCAGCCCCGTCTGGGCGGCAAGGTCCATGTCTACCCGGAGAAAATGATCTGGGATGTCGGCGGGGTGACGCCGGTTCCTGGGGCTCAATTAATTGAGCAGATGGTGAAGCAAGGGTTAACCTTCGATCCGGAAGTGGTGCTGAATGAGAAGATCGTATCCATTTCCAAAAATGAAGATGGCCTGTTCGTGCTTCATGCGGCTTCTGGCAGACAGCATTATTCGAAGACGGTCATCGCTGCGATCGGCGGCGGGATCCTCACTCCGCAGAAGCTGGAGATCGAAGGGGCCGAACGGTTCGAGGTATCGAATCTGAATTATACGGTCAAGTCGCTGCGGCATTTCAAGGATAAGACGGTCATCATCTCGGGCGGCGGGAACGCGGCGATCGATTGGGCCAATGAGTTGGAGCCTATCGCGAAGAAGGTGTACCTGACCTACCGCAAGGAAGAGCTGTCAGGTCATGAGGCGCAGGTGACCCAATTGAAGAACAGCTCCGTGGAATGCTATTTCCACACGACGATTACGAAGCTGATCGCCAGCGCCAATCATGAAGTGATCGAGCGCGTAGAGCTGACTAACCATGCGACTGGAGAGGTGACGGGCTTGGCCATCGATGAAGTGATCATCAATCATGGCTATGAGCGGGATAGTGCCTTGCTCGGCAATAGCGAGCTGAACATTGAGATGGTGGACAATTTCTATGTCAAAGGCAATGCGAACAGCGAGTCCTCCATCCCCGGCTTGTATGCGGCAGGCGATATTTTGCATCATGAAGGCAAGCTGCATCTGATCGCGGGGGCCTTCCAGGATGCGGCCAACGCGGTGAACAAGGCGAAGCAATTTATTCAGCCGGAGGCGAACAGCTACGGGATGGTCTCTTCGCACAACGACTTGTTCAAGCAGCGCAATCGCGAGCTGGTGAAGCAGATGATTAACTAA
- a CDS encoding ABC transporter ATP-binding protein has protein sequence MARLYTEALNIGYGERLIVKNLSVTIPDKKITTIIGSNGCGKSTLLKAITRIISHQSGSVILDGKNIASENTKLLAKKMAILPQSPESASGLTVGELVSYGRFPYQKGFGRLTKKDLDVIDWALEVTGTKEFKHRTVDALSGGQRQRVWIAMALAQETDIIFLDEPTTYLDMAHQLEVLELLQKLNHEQERTIVMVLHDLNQAARFADYMIAMKDGHIIKAGDCEEVMHHDVLKQVFHIDAEIGRDPRTDKPMCVTYNLATV, from the coding sequence ATGGCTCGCCTATATACCGAAGCCTTAAATATTGGCTATGGTGAACGTCTCATTGTGAAAAATCTGAGCGTCACGATTCCCGACAAAAAAATTACCACCATTATCGGCTCGAACGGCTGCGGCAAATCAACCTTGCTGAAAGCGATCACCCGCATCATTTCCCATCAATCGGGCTCCGTCATTCTGGACGGCAAAAATATCGCAAGCGAGAATACGAAGCTGCTGGCGAAGAAGATGGCGATACTCCCCCAATCCCCGGAAAGCGCGAGCGGACTGACGGTCGGAGAGTTGGTCTCCTATGGCCGCTTCCCGTATCAGAAAGGGTTCGGGCGCCTGACCAAAAAAGACCTCGACGTCATCGACTGGGCGCTGGAGGTCACCGGCACGAAGGAGTTCAAGCACCGCACGGTCGACGCGCTCTCCGGCGGCCAGCGCCAGCGCGTCTGGATTGCGATGGCTTTGGCGCAGGAGACGGATATCATTTTCCTCGATGAGCCGACCACCTATCTCGATATGGCGCACCAGTTGGAAGTGCTGGAGCTGCTGCAGAAATTGAACCACGAGCAAGAGCGCACGATTGTCATGGTGCTTCATGACTTGAATCAAGCGGCCCGCTTCGCCGACTACATGATTGCGATGAAGGACGGGCACATCATCAAAGCCGGCGACTGCGAAGAGGTCATGCACCACGACGTGCTGAAGCAAGTGTTCCATATCGATGCCGAGATCGGCCGCGATCCGCGGACCGACAAGCCGATGTGCGTCACCTATAACCTGGCTACCGTGTAG
- a CDS encoding iron-hydroxamate ABC transporter substrate-binding protein: MKKAIIPFILLCLLLATACGNGSNNNGSPGATDAQPETSGSNTITYQSENGSVEVPAHPERVIVLSTFTGNVMALDVNLVGVDSWSKMNPRFEEQLKDVQEVSDENLEKIIELQPDLIIGLSNIKNIDKLKQIAPTVTFTYGKVDYLTQHIEIGKLLNKEKEAQDWVDDFKKRTQQAGEEIQAKIGKDATVSVLETFDKQMYVFGDNWGRGTEILYQAMHLNMPEKVKEKALKDGYYAVSLEVMPEFAGDYVILSKNSDADNSFQNTDTYKNIPAVKNNRLFEVNAKEFYFNDPLTLDYQLDFFRKSFLGQ; encoded by the coding sequence ATGAAAAAAGCAATTATCCCGTTTATTCTGCTCTGCCTGCTGCTGGCGACCGCCTGCGGCAACGGATCAAATAACAACGGCAGCCCCGGCGCCACGGACGCTCAACCGGAGACAAGCGGCTCAAACACGATCACGTATCAATCGGAGAATGGATCCGTCGAGGTGCCGGCTCATCCGGAGCGCGTGATCGTCTTGTCCACCTTCACGGGCAATGTGATGGCCCTGGACGTCAATCTCGTCGGCGTCGACTCCTGGTCGAAAATGAATCCGCGCTTCGAGGAGCAATTGAAGGACGTTCAGGAAGTGTCCGATGAAAACTTGGAGAAAATCATCGAACTGCAGCCCGATCTTATCATCGGTCTGTCCAACATCAAAAATATCGATAAATTGAAGCAAATTGCCCCTACTGTTACTTTCACGTATGGCAAAGTGGATTATTTGACCCAGCATATCGAGATCGGCAAGCTGCTGAACAAAGAGAAAGAAGCGCAGGACTGGGTGGACGATTTCAAGAAGCGGACGCAGCAAGCCGGCGAAGAGATTCAGGCGAAGATCGGCAAGGATGCCACCGTCTCCGTCCTGGAGACGTTCGACAAGCAAATGTACGTCTTCGGCGATAACTGGGGACGCGGCACCGAGATCCTGTACCAGGCGATGCATCTGAATATGCCGGAGAAGGTCAAGGAAAAGGCGCTTAAAGACGGTTATTATGCGGTATCGCTGGAAGTGATGCCCGAATTTGCAGGCGATTATGTCATCCTGAGCAAGAACAGCGATGCCGACAATTCATTTCAGAACACGGACACGTATAAAAATATTCCCGCGGTGAAGAACAATCGGCTGTTCGAGGTCAATGCGAAGGAATTCTACTTCAACGACCCGTTGACGCTTGATTACCAATTGGACTTCTTCCGCAAGAGCTTCCTCGGACAATAA
- a CDS encoding FecCD family ABC transporter permease: MMKETKRSLPFTYKWLVGLLCFAATFLVAMRFGAADTTLKDVWLALTSRATNEHIALIQEIRLPREIAAAAVGAALAVAGTIMQGMTRNPLADPGLLGLTAGANAALAIAIALLPGAGYLAMAAACFLGAAAGAGMVFGIGALRRGGFSPLRMVLAGAAVSALLYAIAEGVALYFKISKDVSMWTAGGLIGMSWVQLQAVGPFIALGIVIALLLARQLTILSLNEEVAVGLGQKTNRIKALLFVVIVLLAGASVALVGNLTFIGLMIPHIVRAVVGTDYRYVLPMSAMMGASFMLLADTLGRTIHAPYETPVAAIVAIVGLPFFLFIVHKGGKAFS; encoded by the coding sequence ATGATGAAGGAAACGAAACGCTCCCTCCCCTTTACGTACAAATGGCTGGTTGGATTGCTGTGCTTCGCCGCAACGTTCCTCGTCGCGATGCGGTTCGGCGCAGCCGACACAACACTGAAGGATGTCTGGCTGGCCCTGACGTCCCGCGCCACGAATGAGCATATTGCGCTGATCCAGGAGATCCGGCTGCCGCGGGAGATTGCGGCGGCGGCCGTCGGAGCGGCCCTGGCCGTAGCCGGCACCATTATGCAGGGCATGACGAGGAATCCGCTGGCCGATCCCGGCCTGCTCGGGCTTACGGCGGGCGCCAATGCCGCCCTGGCCATCGCCATCGCGCTCCTCCCGGGAGCCGGATACTTGGCGATGGCGGCGGCTTGCTTCCTCGGAGCGGCGGCAGGCGCCGGGATGGTGTTCGGGATCGGCGCCCTGCGCAGGGGCGGCTTCTCCCCGCTGCGGATGGTGCTGGCCGGCGCGGCCGTCTCCGCGCTGCTGTATGCGATCGCCGAAGGAGTGGCCCTTTATTTTAAAATATCGAAGGATGTCTCGATGTGGACCGCTGGCGGCTTGATCGGCATGTCTTGGGTACAGCTGCAAGCGGTGGGGCCGTTCATTGCCCTCGGCATTGTCATTGCCCTGTTGCTGGCCAGACAGCTTACCATTCTTAGCTTGAATGAGGAGGTGGCGGTCGGACTGGGGCAGAAGACGAACCGCATCAAGGCGCTCTTGTTCGTCGTCATCGTATTGCTCGCCGGAGCCTCCGTCGCTCTGGTCGGCAATCTGACCTTCATCGGCCTGATGATCCCTCATATCGTCCGTGCCGTCGTTGGGACCGATTACCGCTATGTGCTGCCGATGTCGGCCATGATGGGCGCATCCTTCATGCTGTTGGCCGACACATTGGGACGAACCATCCATGCGCCGTATGAGACGCCGGTCGCGGCGATTGTCGCCATCGTCGGCCTGCCCTTCTTCCTGTTCATCGTGCATAAGGGAGGGAAGGCATTCTCATGA
- a CDS encoding FecCD family ABC transporter permease yields MIEPALRARQRLIVSSLLALIVITIVLGMGMGYASLSYDRLIPTLLGQGSFKEEFVLFSVRLPRIVITLLAGMGLALSGAILQGITRNDLADPGIIGINSGAGVGVAVFFLFFPVNAGSFVYMLPLVAFTGALLTACCIYLFSYKRQQGMQPIRLVLTGVGFSMALSGVMIVLISSAERAKVDFIAKWLAGNIWGTDWPFIGALLPWLIVLIPFTLYKANRLNVLALSEPVAIGLGMPLNKERLILLFTAVALAASAVSVTGGIAFIGLMAPHIAKAMVGPRHQLFLPVAILMGGWLLLLADTIGRQLADPDGIAAGIMVAFIGAPYFIYLLLKK; encoded by the coding sequence ATGATCGAACCCGCTCTGCGCGCGAGACAGCGCCTCATCGTATCCAGCCTGCTGGCCCTTATCGTGATCACGATCGTACTCGGCATGGGAATGGGCTACGCCTCCCTGTCCTACGACAGATTGATCCCGACGCTTCTCGGGCAAGGCAGCTTCAAGGAAGAGTTTGTCTTATTTTCCGTGCGTCTGCCGCGCATTGTCATCACGCTGCTGGCCGGGATGGGTCTGGCGCTGTCCGGTGCGATATTGCAAGGCATCACCCGCAATGATCTGGCTGATCCCGGCATTATCGGCATCAACTCGGGTGCCGGTGTTGGTGTGGCCGTGTTCTTTTTATTCTTTCCGGTGAATGCCGGCTCGTTCGTATACATGCTCCCGCTGGTCGCGTTCACGGGCGCGCTGCTTACCGCTTGCTGCATCTATCTCTTCTCTTACAAGAGACAGCAAGGCATGCAGCCGATTCGGCTCGTCCTGACCGGCGTCGGCTTCTCCATGGCGCTGTCCGGGGTTATGATCGTCCTGATCTCGTCGGCGGAACGCGCCAAGGTCGACTTTATCGCCAAATGGCTCGCGGGGAACATATGGGGAACGGACTGGCCGTTCATCGGGGCGCTTCTCCCCTGGCTGATCGTCCTGATCCCGTTCACGCTGTACAAGGCCAACCGCCTGAATGTGCTCGCCCTTAGCGAGCCTGTCGCCATCGGGCTCGGCATGCCGCTGAACAAGGAGCGGCTCATCCTGCTGTTCACTGCGGTCGCGCTGGCCGCTTCGGCGGTCTCCGTCACCGGCGGCATCGCCTTCATCGGCCTGATGGCGCCCCATATCGCCAAAGCGATGGTCGGCCCGCGGCATCAGCTCTTCCTCCCCGTCGCCATTCTGATGGGCGGCTGGCTGCTGCTGCTTGCCGATACGATCGGCCGCCAGCTGGCGGATCCCGACGGCATCGCGGCAGGCATCATGGTCGCCTTCATCGGCGCGCCATACTTCATCTATTTGTTGCTGAAGAAATAG
- a CDS encoding SIR2 family NAD-dependent protein deacylase: MLAKWLKESASTVVFSGAGMSTESGLQDFRSADRGMWNDRDPAALASLDAMKENHDEFVRFYRWRIGEMRKHGSNPGHRILADWERRGMIHGVITQNVEHYHEQAGTGAIAKLHGDLGTLRCMTCHAQYPCTDYMEPKRLTRCVRNGCGGQVRPNVVLFGEWLPERELARADAMLDGVELLLVLGSSLQVSPANQFPRLAKERGARLVIVNQEPTPADGAADLIIRHSIGEVLRWTDAQLERLPHQ, translated from the coding sequence ATGCTTGCAAAATGGCTAAAGGAATCGGCGTCGACGGTCGTATTTTCGGGAGCTGGCATGTCGACCGAGAGCGGACTGCAGGATTTCCGGTCTGCGGACAGAGGGATGTGGAATGATCGGGACCCGGCGGCATTGGCCAGCCTGGACGCGATGAAGGAGAACCATGACGAATTCGTCCGGTTCTACCGGTGGCGCATCGGGGAGATGCGGAAGCACGGGTCGAATCCCGGGCATCGGATATTGGCCGATTGGGAGCGGAGAGGCATGATCCATGGCGTCATCACGCAGAACGTGGAGCATTATCACGAGCAGGCCGGAACGGGGGCCATCGCGAAGCTGCATGGCGACTTGGGCACCCTTCGGTGCATGACATGCCATGCGCAGTACCCTTGCACCGATTATATGGAGCCGAAGCGGTTGACCCGCTGCGTCAGGAACGGCTGCGGCGGGCAGGTGCGCCCGAATGTGGTGCTGTTCGGGGAATGGCTGCCTGAGCGGGAGCTTGCCCGGGCCGACGCCATGCTGGACGGCGTGGAGTTGCTTCTCGTACTCGGCTCCTCGCTGCAGGTCAGTCCGGCCAATCAATTCCCGCGGCTGGCCAAGGAGCGCGGCGCTCGGCTGGTCATTGTGAACCAGGAGCCGACCCCTGCGGATGGAGCAGCCGATCTGATTATCCGCCATTCGATTGGCGAGGTGCTGCGGTGGACGGATGCGCAACTTGAGCGGCTTCCGCATCAGTAA
- a CDS encoding alanine/glycine:cation symporter family protein, whose product MEFIYDFISFNNTIWSYVLIVILVAAGLYFTFRTKFVQFRMAGEMVRLLGEGAGSSKGGQGGVSSFGAFCISTASRVGTGNLAGVALAIAAGGPGAVFWMWLIALLGSATAFIESTLAQIYKVKDKGGFRGGPAYYMEKGLNKRWMGVLFAVLITICYGLVFNSVQANTLSLALESAYGMDRFWVGIVVAGLTAYVIFGGVQRIVKASEYLVPVMAGGYVLLALYIVVTNISELPAVIGLIFRSAFGFEQVAGGGLGAAIMMGIKRGLFSNEAGMGSAPNAAAAADVTHPAKQGLVQALGVFVDTLLVCSATAFIVLFSSAYGAEDLTGIELVQAALANHIGSWAVGFVAIAVFLLAFTSVVGNYFYGETNIEFIKNSKKWLFLYRLAVVGMVLFGSVAKVAIVWDLADLFMAFMAITNLIAIVMLGRIAFDALKDYREQKRQGRNPVFHLSNFQSLPNVECWGDPAEQPDLK is encoded by the coding sequence TTGGAGTTTATTTACGATTTTATTTCTTTCAACAATACGATATGGTCTTATGTACTGATTGTTATTCTGGTTGCGGCAGGCTTGTACTTCACGTTCAGAACGAAGTTCGTCCAATTTAGAATGGCGGGCGAGATGGTTCGCTTATTGGGAGAAGGCGCAGGCAGCTCCAAAGGCGGTCAAGGCGGGGTATCCTCGTTTGGCGCTTTTTGCATCAGCACGGCTTCCCGGGTAGGCACGGGGAACCTGGCGGGGGTAGCGCTCGCGATTGCTGCGGGGGGACCGGGAGCCGTCTTCTGGATGTGGCTTATCGCCTTGCTCGGATCGGCCACTGCTTTCATTGAATCGACACTGGCGCAAATCTATAAGGTAAAGGATAAAGGCGGCTTCCGCGGCGGGCCTGCCTATTATATGGAGAAAGGGCTGAACAAACGCTGGATGGGCGTGCTGTTCGCCGTTCTCATCACCATATGCTACGGCCTTGTATTTAACTCGGTGCAAGCGAACACGCTTTCGCTTGCCTTGGAGAGCGCCTACGGCATGGATCGCTTCTGGGTAGGCATCGTTGTCGCTGGCCTCACCGCATATGTCATTTTTGGCGGCGTACAGCGAATCGTGAAGGCTTCCGAATACTTGGTTCCCGTTATGGCGGGCGGTTACGTACTCCTTGCCCTTTACATCGTCGTTACCAATATATCGGAGCTCCCGGCGGTGATCGGACTCATTTTCCGGAGCGCATTTGGCTTCGAGCAAGTGGCCGGCGGCGGATTGGGCGCTGCGATCATGATGGGGATTAAGCGGGGTCTGTTCTCCAATGAAGCGGGAATGGGCAGCGCCCCGAATGCCGCGGCCGCGGCCGACGTCACCCATCCGGCGAAGCAGGGCTTGGTTCAAGCCTTGGGCGTATTTGTGGACACGCTGTTGGTGTGCAGCGCGACCGCTTTTATCGTTCTGTTCTCCAGCGCGTACGGCGCCGAGGATCTGACGGGTATTGAGCTTGTTCAGGCCGCGTTGGCCAATCATATTGGCAGCTGGGCCGTTGGCTTCGTCGCGATTGCCGTGTTCCTTCTCGCCTTCACCTCGGTCGTCGGCAACTATTTTTATGGGGAGACGAATATCGAGTTTATCAAAAACAGTAAAAAGTGGCTGTTCCTTTATCGTCTCGCCGTGGTGGGCATGGTTCTGTTCGGGTCTGTTGCCAAGGTCGCTATCGTATGGGATTTGGCCGACCTGTTCATGGCGTTCATGGCCATTACGAACCTGATTGCCATTGTAATGCTGGGCCGAATCGCCTTCGACGCGCTGAAGGATTATCGGGAGCAGAAGCGTCAGGGCCGCAACCCGGTCTTCCATCTCTCGAATTTCCAATCGCTTCCCAACGTCGAATGCTGGGGAGATCCGGCCGAGCAACCTGATCTCAAATAA
- the def gene encoding peptide deformylase encodes MAERAILPFGDPILRKVAKPVDELTPRIIKLLDDMADTLYASDGRAGLAAPQVGVLRRVIVMDCGEGLIELINPEIVELSGEQDGPEACLSFPGYYGHVKRANAVTVTSLDREGKSFTLKGEGYLARCIQHEIDHLNGVLFVDHVKDRWLYHEKTKQKIALLDVIRLTNQGS; translated from the coding sequence ATGGCAGAACGCGCGATATTGCCTTTTGGGGACCCGATTCTGCGCAAGGTTGCCAAGCCCGTGGATGAACTGACGCCGCGAATCATCAAGCTGCTGGATGATATGGCGGATACGCTGTATGCCAGCGACGGACGCGCCGGTCTCGCCGCCCCGCAGGTGGGGGTCCTGCGGAGAGTGATCGTAATGGATTGCGGCGAAGGCTTAATCGAGCTAATCAATCCTGAGATCGTGGAATTAAGCGGGGAACAGGATGGACCGGAAGCCTGTTTGTCGTTTCCCGGTTATTACGGACATGTGAAGAGAGCGAATGCGGTCACCGTGACAAGTCTGGACCGGGAAGGGAAGTCCTTCACGCTGAAGGGGGAAGGGTATCTTGCGCGCTGCATTCAGCATGAGATCGATCATCTGAATGGCGTGCTGTTCGTGGACCATGTGAAGGACAGATGGCTGTATCACGAGAAGACGAAGCAAAAAATAGCATTGCTGGATGTGATTCGGTTAACCAATCAAGGGTCATAG
- a CDS encoding helix-turn-helix domain-containing protein: MLVWMLRKVMAERGIWSGAALSRLLRARANYILSAPSISALMNGQPRQMKAETLDALCTALECTPNDLWVHTPPMKEKGVK, encoded by the coding sequence ATGCTCGTATGGATGCTGCGCAAGGTGATGGCGGAGAGGGGAATATGGTCGGGGGCGGCATTGTCCCGCTTGCTGCGCGCGCGAGCGAATTATATTTTGTCCGCCCCATCGATTAGCGCATTGATGAACGGACAACCGCGGCAAATGAAGGCCGAGACGCTAGACGCCTTGTGCACGGCGCTGGAATGCACGCCGAATGATTTGTGGGTGCATACGCCACCAATGAAGGAGAAAGGAGTAAAGTGA
- a CDS encoding YitT family protein: MKKRCIDIFVIMAGALIFALAINVFVIPNELGEGGVTGVTIILYYLFQWSPGLVSFILNSILLIVGYKFLDKNTTVYTIIAVVFNSLFLHLTQDWRIESNELIINTIFGGIFTGVGIGLIIRVGGTTAGTTILARIMNKYLDWNVSYALLFFDLIVAFSSYFIIGAESLMFTIVMLYIGTKVMDFIIEGVNPKKAVTIVSKEHDKIAEQVNVVMDRGVTVLYGHGHYTKMPKEILYIVISKQEVSTLKKIVKAIDKDAFITIHDVRDVFGEGFVDISK; the protein is encoded by the coding sequence ATGAAAAAACGTTGCATCGACATTTTTGTCATTATGGCGGGGGCATTGATTTTTGCTCTGGCCATCAATGTGTTCGTCATTCCGAACGAGCTCGGCGAAGGCGGGGTGACGGGGGTCACCATCATACTGTACTACCTGTTCCAATGGTCTCCGGGGCTCGTTAGCTTCATTTTGAACTCCATTTTGTTAATCGTCGGTTATAAATTTTTGGACAAAAATACGACCGTGTATACGATCATCGCCGTCGTCTTCAACTCGCTGTTCCTGCATCTGACCCAGGACTGGCGCATTGAATCGAATGAGTTGATCATTAACACGATATTCGGGGGAATCTTTACGGGCGTCGGGATCGGCTTGATTATCCGGGTCGGCGGAACGACCGCGGGAACGACCATTTTAGCCCGCATCATGAATAAGTATTTGGACTGGAACGTGAGCTATGCGTTGTTGTTCTTCGATCTGATCGTCGCCTTCTCCTCCTACTTCATTATTGGCGCGGAGAGTCTGATGTTCACCATTGTGATGCTCTATATCGGGACGAAGGTGATGGACTTCATCATTGAAGGCGTCAACCCGAAGAAGGCCGTTACGATCGTGTCCAAGGAGCATGACAAGATCGCCGAGCAGGTCAATGTCGTCATGGATCGGGGGGTTACCGTCTTATACGGTCATGGGCATTATACGAAAATGCCGAAGGAGATTCTGTATATTGTCATCAGCAAGCAAGAAGTGAGCACGCTTAAAAAGATCGTAAAAGCGATCGATAAAGACGCCTTTATTACGATTCATGATGTGCGCGATGTGTTCGGCGAAGGGTTCGTCGATATCTCGAAATAA